Below is a window of Brachyspira hampsonii DNA.
ATATTATGGCAGAAGAATAATGTTCAGGTGGTATTTTTGATTTCGGTATCAAATAAAAATGATGATTTAAAAAAATTTTATCAATATACTATTAATTTTCTTCTCAATGAGAGCAGTGTAAAGAAATTAATAGATAATAAAACTTTTGAAAATTTAATTTTTTTACTTAAAAGTAATTCAGAATAAAATGAGGATTTTATGACAGAGTTTAAATACACTATTAACAATATAAGTAATATACATGCAAGACCTTTAAGCGAACTTGCCAAAATAGCTAAAGACAGTAATTGTGAAGTATCTGTAAAAAAAGGTGAAAATTTAAAAGATTTAAAAAAGATTATAGGGCTTATACAGTTGAAATTGAAAGTAGGGGATGAGCTGGATGTTATTATAAACGGAAAAAATGATATTTTAGAAAATACAGCA
It encodes the following:
- a CDS encoding HPr family phosphocarrier protein, which gives rise to MTEFKYTINNISNIHARPLSELAKIAKDSNCEVSVKKGENLKDLKKIIGLIQLKLKVGDELDVIINGKNDILENTAKENIYNFFKMNF